The Zingiber officinale cultivar Zhangliang chromosome 2A, Zo_v1.1, whole genome shotgun sequence genomic sequence ATTAGTAGTTTGGCTGGATTTTCCCGTCAATTCACCATGCATATCTTTCTTAAATCTTCTTAAATCATCTTCTTGCTCTTCAAGGCATGAACATGAGCAGGCCAGTGCTCTGCTCACCATTGAACCATCCCATGAATGTCTAGGGGGGTCCCAGGAGTTCTTGCTTGAATGATAGCATACTCTCCCATCACAAGAATGTCGCAAGCCAGGAGTCCCTTCCAACTGTTTATCATCAGATCCATTACTCAACGTATCATCATGCATTTCATGCTTCTTTGAGGATCTCCTTGTTTTCCATGAAATCCCTTTGTTTGTCAAAATTGAATTGAACCAAAGAGTTAGACCTCTGTCATTCCTCTTCTTGTCTTGAGACAGATTGATCTCTTTTGCAATACAAGTGCTCATAGAACTCTCCTCAGAAGAATTGGCGTCGGTCTCCACCATTTTAGTTTCTTCATAAGAGTTGACTTTGATGTTTGCATCCTTGGAGACACCATCAGAACTACTTTCACATGCATTCGAGGTTGATGGCGCAAGTTCATCTGCTTCCTTCCCTTTATTACTAACATCCAAACCATTATCCAGTTGAAACAGGTACCTGAGAGTCTTTCTAGCCCTGATTTCGTTAGTCTTCTTATTAACATTAGGAACTATATCAGGGATCTCAGCAATTTCACTGTCTGTGCTACAAGGCGCCTCCTTGCTTCTTTCAGCAGTTCCAACATTTGACAACCTCTCGACCAAGCAAGAAGAACAGAACGCAGTGAATAGCTCAGTTGGGTGTCTGTCACACCTAGCAAAGTTGTCACTTTCCAGGTTCATCTTTACAAAACGCTAATCCCAAATCAATGAAGTAGGGATCAAAATTCACATAAGTTTGTGATGCCAAACTCCCAACTTTCTATAGCGGACAACAGAAAAGGGAGAGAAGAATCAGCCGAAAAAACACGAATTCTGGACAGTGCACCAGCAAAGGAGGAACTTTTCTGAAccctttcacaaaaaaaaaaaaagtaagaagaATTACGAACCAAATATTAGGAGCAGCTCTATTCAGAAACTTTCGCTTTGAAAAAGCCAGAACACTCAAATGCCCAAATGTCCAGTCCTACTAAAAGTATCTCACAGACAGTCGAGACAAAGAACACTACGAGAATCAAATCAAGACCTGGATAAGAACAATGcgggaaaagaaatgaaaagtacCTTAGATCGGCAGATGTCAGTCATACGATCGGGAACAACAACAAGATTCGGTGAGGATACGAGCTCCGGCACACTTGTTTCAGCAATGGACAGTAGAAGCGAGCTCAAATTGGCCGAATCCGACGGAATCTCCCCGGACACCGATGCCACAGAGACCGAAATCGCAGCTTTTCCATGCACACGGCGAAACCCTAGAACGGATCGAAAAGCCGATTAGATTAATACCCGAAACCAGGACCGTTGACATGACGAAATCACCCTTCGTCTTCGAACGCAATGCCGGAAGAACCACCGCGAGATCGCTGGCAATTACTTTTACTCCCTGAAACACCCTCGTCCGTGGCCGTTCGATCAAATTTGATGGATTCGATTGAGGGTATTCTCGTAAAAATATGAACGATTCAGCCGATCGCGTACGCCAGATATCAGGGGGAGGGGCATTTTGGAAAATTCGTGCATCCACGGAAAAGCTAAACCTCGGATGCTTTGGCGGAAGCCAATGATGAAAGGATTCAATGTACACGTGGCGAGATCTGGCAGGGGCAATTACTACTCGGGAGCCGTTACCGGAAAGATCTGCAAACTGTCGGAAAGGCTTCTAGAAAGtgattggacttttctattttgCTCCTCGTAGTTCTAGAAGATGATTGCACTCTTCAATTTTGCCCCTTTTCGTATATATCTAAGCTCATTCATCCTATTTTTTAATACCTTAATATTGATCAAAAATTTActttaatataaatttaaaatgttttGATTTAGTCAAAATTGATTCAATATTATTATAGTAGATTTGACCAAAATTGCCATTAGTGAGGGATTTAATAAAATGATATGACCAACAATTTTAATCAATTCGATGAATTATGAAGAATGCATATCTAAGTTATTCTAATTGAAGAGAGAGTTCCGATGTGTCTATCGCTTTCAATTCATCGTGAGCACGAGCATTAAGTAGAATTTTATAACGTTTTCAAAGTCTTTATCTACCAATTATGTgtgcatcatcatcatcatgatcAGGTGCACCTCCCCTACTTTCGAAAAAACTATTCCTACCATCAATTGCAGCATTAGTATATGTCCCCCATCAACCCTACACCACCCCCTTCCTCTCAATATCCTTATATAAATCCATGTGGTGGCAATCCAAGGCCAGCTTCGTCATCCTCTCTTCCTCCCAAGAATTAATAGACCATCAGTTATAACATATGCGCATGAAACATGGCCATGAGCTCACCGTGCGGTGCGTGCAAGTTCCTACGGAGAAAGTGCGAGCAGGAATGCTGCATTTTCGCTCCCTACTTTAGCACGGAGGAAGGGGCAACACAATTTGCAGCCATCCATCGTGTGTTTGGGGCTAGCAAAGTATCGAAGATGCTCCTTCACCAAGTGCCGCCGGAGGTACGGGAAGAGGAAATGGCAACAATCACATACGAGGCGGAGGCAAGGGTCCACGATCCCATATACGGTTGCGTCGGCCACATTGTTGCCCTACAAAGACAGGTTAACTCACAATAGAATTAACCAAAGAACATACACATGCATAAGTTTTACATGGAGGCTCTACACAAGATTTGATCGCAATCACTCATATTCTATGGATCTAAATCCACAACCTTtggtgaaaaattttctaaacctAGCTCGTTTACTAGTAAACAGAGTATCTCCACACCATATCAAATGTGAGAGTATGCATATACGAGAGCGATAAGGTTTAACCCCTTCCATTAGTGTTATTGTACATATTCAAAGTTTCATAGAAAAAATTCACCAAAAATATCGAAAACTGATCATAAGGTGTTTGTCCATTAGAGTTATTTATGTCTGGTTTAATAAGAACTTGACACCCAACTATCAATGTATGTTCTTACCAATAGACTATCAAGTATTAATCCTTTTCTTGTGAAATCTATTGATGCAAGGTGGCAAGTCTGCAGCTGCAGGTGATGCAGGCAAAGGCACAATTAGTAGCTCAGGACAAAGTCATGTTTAGTAATGGTACGCAGTTATGGGGGATTGATACTCACACTAGATTGCAACAAGGCCATCAGAGCTTTGCTAGCTCTGCTCTTCCAACCGCTCGCAAGCCATTGTTTGCGAAAGGACAAGAGCATTCCATGTCTTCGTCGCAGAGCTCCAACATTATCAACTGCTTCGATGAGCAGAGCATGGAGTTGGATTCTTCTTCAGTATCATCACTGCAACAAGAGGTTGGCATGAGTGACCTGCAAGCATTAGCTTTAAGAATGATGAGGAAGTAATTAATCTCCAGGACACAGACATAGAAACATATGTTAATGATGTTTTTACTTCTCTGTACtagtttttttccttttcttttgttttgtgtgtgtgtgtgtagcaGCTCACTGGTTAGATAATATGTTGATGTCAATGTCATCTCTCCCTTCCCTCAGAAAACCCTTCTTAATTTCCTCCTGTCCATCTGCTCAAGTAAACAAAATTTCCCTCTCCCTTACCAAAAAGTAAATGTAATAATTCCCTAACCATCATTTTTCATAATCAAGTCTGGTCATAAAGCCACAAACTGTGCAGTTGATCAAAATAAGTCAACTGATGATAattcacataaaaaaaaactacaGCAACTAGTCAACCTTACTTCAGTCTACTTGTCGTGTCCTCTTCAAGTCTTTATCCAATTAGACCAAAAGTCAAAGTAGCTTGACAATGAACCTACTAATACTACATTACATTACATTTACAATTAGACAACTCCACAAACGTCAACACAATTCAGCACAATCTTGATGTTCTACCATCCAACTTGTTGGGACTTTTTCAGAAGGAATGCAACAAAAAGACACATAATTACAGAATTACTTGGAAGATGTTATGACAAACCAAGGCCTAGTTTCCTTCATTTTGAGATAAGTGACTCAGGCTCAGCCTTCCTCCCAGTCGATGTCGTCGTCTTCGTCACCCGATGCAGTGGCCTCCATGTTCAAGTCGGCGAGTATATACTTTTCATCTGAACCTGAAACAACTGGTATTTAATTGGAACTTCAGTATGGTTATTGCACTTGACATAAGTTACAAGTAATTTACTATGATTAGTAACAATCAGTGGACGAAGTGAACCAGATACAATAGGAAAAGTAATATCAGTCAAGATGATAATCTTTGTGTGACCGACACTCGGAAAATGCATCAAAAATTTAGAATGGTTAGTGCCCACAACAAATCCACACAAGAAAGGAAATTTGAGATTTTACTGCGAACTGTTAAGCTATATATGAAGATCATTAATTAACATGATAGCAAACAGTGAAGATGCCTAATCAAGATTGACATACGAAGATGACTAATACTCTTTTAGAGACCCAAAAAAATGTAGGAATCAGTAAGGACTAAGGACAAAATATTAGCAAGCTAACCAGAACAAATTGTTGTATCACATTAGCATGGATTGAAAGTCTTGTTTGGTTTTCATCAACACGTATGGAATTTACCATCCAACTCATGGACCAAAATAGAAATTACGTCGGTATGGGGAGATTACATGTTCAGCTCCTGCCACATAATAACCACAAACTATACAGCCTGTATCAAGTGATGTGAGCCTTCCTCTTGGCCCTTATTGAGTGAGATTAACTCCAGCAAAGTGTGCAAGTGGAGATGGCATGGGGATCAAAAGAACAGATGTATTTTTTATTCCTATTTGGCATCATCAGCAAAGAAGCACAATCAATAGAAGTCAATGT encodes the following:
- the LOC122041405 gene encoding uncharacterized protein LOC122041405, which encodes MNLESDNFARCDRHPTELFTAFCSSCLVERLSNVGTAERSKEAPCSTDSEIAEIPDIVPNVNKKTNEIRARKTLRYLFQLDNGLDVSNKGKEADELAPSTSNACESSSDGVSKDANIKVNSYEETKMVETDANSSEESSMSTCIAKEINLSQDKKRNDRGLTLWFNSILTNKGISWKTRRSSKKHEMHDDTLSNGSDDKQLEGTPGLRHSCDGRVCYHSSKNSWDPPRHSWDGSMVSRALACSCSCLEEQEDDLRRFKKDMHGELTGKSSQTTNTAGSCIATTKLSMADEKPNSTDGNIEGLIIERLYEESQLGESVSRIRGKKSRRLSKVWDWSITYSFRDLVKKRDHILDRCASETCQGRKSNITKSMQSSRVSQISGNHHSSVRVDQSVHRNANVANADPKMKNEFRIGRSRSVHYPSPGNLDYGLLRFHLTPLRSSRRCTSRIRSKNTHYFGRGILGLN
- the LOC122041408 gene encoding LOB domain-containing protein 25-like isoform X1, with product MAMSSPCGACKFLRRKCEQECCIFAPYFSTEEGATQFAAIHRVFGASKVSKMLLHQVPPEVREEEMATITYEAEARVHDPIYGCVGHIVALQRQVASLQLQVMQAKAQLVAQDKVMFSNGTQLWGIDTHTRLQQGHQSFASSALPTARKPLFAKGQEHSMSSSQSSNIINCFDEQSMELDSSSVSSLQQEVGMSDLQALALRMMRK
- the LOC122041408 gene encoding LOB domain-containing protein 33-like isoform X2 gives rise to the protein MAMSSPCGACKFLRRKCEQECCIFAPYFSTEEGATQFAAIHRVFGASKVSKMLLHQVPPEVREEEMATITYEAEARVHDPIYGCVGHIVALQRQLQVMQAKAQLVAQDKVMFSNGTQLWGIDTHTRLQQGHQSFASSALPTARKPLFAKGQEHSMSSSQSSNIINCFDEQSMELDSSSVSSLQQEVGMSDLQALALRMMRK
- the LOC122041408 gene encoding LOB domain-containing protein CRL1-like isoform X3, with protein sequence MAMSSPCGACKFLRRKCEQECCIFAPYFSTEEGATQFAAIHRVFGASKVSKMLLHQVPPEVREEEMATITYEAEARVHDPIYGCVGHIVALQRQVMQAKAQLVAQDKVMFSNGTQLWGIDTHTRLQQGHQSFASSALPTARKPLFAKGQEHSMSSSQSSNIINCFDEQSMELDSSSVSSLQQEVGMSDLQALALRMMRK